From Hymenobacter sedentarius, a single genomic window includes:
- a CDS encoding tape measure protein codes for MDLEYLKVAIDCKIDDFEYGIKQAEKGLGRLSSYAKETGESLSKYVTLPLSLLAGAAIKTAGDLQALEKGFAAVYKGAGDVGLELKKLQEVAKLPGLGIKEAEQGSIRLQAVGFSAEEARKALMAFGNAIATTGGGKNELDRVTVQLAQLSAKGKLLAQDLRPIIEAAPAAASALQRLYGTVDSEAISASLQKQGKSAQDFITDLTGELAKLPKVTGGIKNALENLSDSGTIALAKLGDSLNKSFNLESVAERLGNTLTGMADSFSQLDPATQKTILGLGGVAAATGPVLLTVGALGQALPIAIKGFEAFASVGKLLVTSLGPVGIAIAAVTAAAVYFIATYETVEDKFNKSAKAADDLDAQLTPLLKTYDDLTAKSKLTSAEQETLAGTVKQLAALLPGAATAFDKYGNAIELSRTKLVALQKAKQQVVVDDAIAALPEQNKKVREAADAVKFYVDRLNQIKKFGGFYTGGANGTKPALIKVGQEEEAAYRKQQATLGTILEEELQKRNDMAKRLGITQQSLDDNFVVREGYAQKLNKSQDALNQKKEVENKLTREGLEERKKALLAERDLVDRKATGSTVTNKAEVSKITKEITKRETQLLDVRLNPDTKKVLLQEIAALKASITRKGDARIAEINLDVASIDKQIKAIDELGVGSKSDAKKKAKEISELARANEAFRDGLRQMNLEYKIQGETFDVGAAKAQVYKTYLDKLIQLDKTGKVEDSPKFKKAMEEYQLLTIASERFQETAKLKGIFENTEATIKANGEAILALGMTADDAKERVKVLESQLRASLNGVESLQKAGAGENDEFLLAERQHAKELTAELEKARKAAAQAKRDADTDDLLESLNGGTGSKASTNFKDLASGKAQDELEERIRKAQDAVHDLQKDGADDVRIKQAQDAVAGLKGQLDLTDVYAGAAQQASESLGEIATVILGGIGGIITGQMSLTDGLASIFSKTLGIVGNFMKDFGKQLLLLGAGHVAMGLATANPAMVTAGGLELAAGGALYLGGTIMSAIGSAAAPSSSKASTPQTSASATPGSGTSSKDKQNVNITVTFAPVELRAEGAALRSVMRVDNYRLTQNR; via the coding sequence GTGGATTTAGAATACCTAAAGGTTGCGATTGATTGCAAGATTGACGACTTCGAATACGGCATCAAGCAGGCCGAAAAAGGCCTGGGCCGCCTCAGCAGCTACGCGAAGGAAACGGGCGAAAGTCTGAGCAAATACGTCACCCTGCCACTGAGTTTGCTGGCCGGTGCCGCCATTAAAACAGCCGGTGACTTGCAGGCCCTCGAGAAGGGCTTTGCCGCGGTCTATAAAGGCGCGGGCGACGTAGGCCTGGAACTCAAGAAGCTCCAGGAAGTGGCGAAGCTCCCGGGTCTGGGCATCAAGGAAGCCGAACAGGGCTCCATCCGCTTGCAGGCCGTGGGCTTCAGCGCCGAGGAGGCCCGCAAGGCGCTCATGGCCTTTGGCAACGCGATTGCCACCACGGGCGGCGGCAAGAACGAGCTGGACCGGGTAACCGTGCAGCTGGCGCAATTGAGCGCTAAGGGAAAGCTACTGGCCCAGGACCTGCGTCCCATTATTGAAGCAGCACCTGCCGCGGCCAGTGCTTTGCAGCGCCTCTACGGCACCGTCGATTCCGAAGCCATTTCGGCTTCCCTGCAAAAGCAAGGCAAGAGCGCCCAGGACTTCATAACTGACCTGACCGGGGAGCTGGCCAAGCTCCCGAAAGTAACCGGCGGCATCAAGAACGCGCTGGAAAACCTGAGCGATTCGGGCACCATTGCCCTGGCCAAGCTGGGGGATTCCCTCAACAAGTCGTTCAACCTGGAAAGCGTCGCCGAGCGCCTGGGCAACACCCTCACGGGCATGGCCGATTCGTTCAGCCAGCTCGACCCGGCCACGCAGAAGACCATCCTGGGATTGGGTGGTGTAGCGGCGGCCACCGGTCCCGTATTGCTGACGGTTGGGGCATTGGGACAGGCACTGCCGATTGCCATCAAAGGCTTTGAAGCCTTCGCATCGGTTGGAAAACTGTTAGTTACCAGTTTGGGTCCAGTTGGAATCGCCATTGCCGCGGTTACAGCGGCCGCAGTGTACTTCATCGCGACCTACGAAACGGTAGAAGACAAATTCAACAAGAGCGCGAAGGCGGCCGACGACCTGGACGCCCAGCTAACGCCCTTGCTGAAGACCTACGACGACCTGACGGCCAAGAGCAAGCTCACATCTGCCGAGCAAGAGACCCTGGCCGGGACCGTCAAGCAGCTGGCCGCGCTCCTGCCGGGTGCCGCCACGGCGTTTGACAAATACGGCAACGCCATTGAGTTGAGCCGAACCAAGCTGGTTGCCCTGCAAAAAGCCAAGCAGCAAGTGGTGGTGGACGACGCCATCGCGGCCCTGCCCGAGCAAAACAAGAAGGTGCGCGAGGCGGCCGACGCAGTGAAGTTTTACGTGGACCGCCTCAACCAAATCAAGAAGTTTGGTGGTTTTTACACGGGCGGCGCCAACGGCACCAAGCCGGCACTGATTAAAGTGGGCCAGGAGGAAGAAGCGGCTTACCGCAAGCAGCAAGCCACCCTGGGCACCATCCTGGAAGAGGAGCTGCAAAAGCGCAACGACATGGCCAAGCGCCTGGGCATTACCCAGCAGAGCCTGGACGACAACTTTGTGGTGCGCGAAGGCTACGCTCAAAAGCTCAACAAGAGCCAGGATGCGCTCAACCAGAAGAAAGAAGTAGAGAACAAGCTGACCCGCGAGGGCCTGGAGGAACGCAAGAAAGCGTTGCTGGCCGAGCGTGATTTGGTGGACCGCAAAGCCACCGGCAGCACCGTGACCAACAAGGCCGAAGTGTCGAAAATCACCAAGGAGATTACCAAAAGGGAAACCCAGCTTTTGGACGTCCGGCTCAACCCGGATACTAAAAAAGTGCTGCTGCAGGAGATTGCGGCCCTCAAGGCCAGCATCACCAGGAAAGGCGATGCCCGCATTGCGGAAATCAACCTCGATGTGGCCTCCATTGACAAGCAAATCAAGGCCATTGACGAGTTGGGCGTAGGCTCCAAGTCCGACGCCAAAAAGAAGGCAAAAGAGATTTCCGAGCTGGCCCGCGCCAACGAGGCGTTCCGCGACGGCCTGCGTCAGATGAACCTGGAGTACAAGATTCAGGGCGAGACCTTCGACGTGGGTGCCGCAAAGGCCCAGGTGTACAAAACCTACCTCGACAAGCTGATTCAGCTGGATAAGACCGGCAAGGTGGAGGATTCGCCCAAGTTCAAAAAGGCGATGGAAGAGTATCAGCTGCTCACCATTGCCAGCGAGCGCTTCCAGGAAACCGCGAAACTGAAAGGCATCTTCGAGAACACCGAAGCCACCATCAAGGCCAACGGCGAAGCCATCCTGGCCCTGGGCATGACGGCCGACGATGCGAAAGAGCGGGTAAAGGTGCTGGAATCCCAGCTTCGTGCTTCGCTCAACGGCGTGGAGTCCCTGCAAAAAGCAGGTGCCGGGGAAAACGACGAGTTCCTGTTGGCCGAGCGCCAGCACGCGAAGGAACTGACCGCTGAACTGGAGAAGGCCCGCAAAGCCGCCGCCCAGGCCAAGCGTGACGCGGATACGGACGATTTGCTCGAATCGCTCAACGGCGGCACGGGCAGCAAGGCCAGCACCAATTTTAAGGACTTGGCCAGCGGCAAGGCCCAGGACGAGCTGGAAGAACGAATTCGCAAGGCCCAGGACGCTGTCCACGACCTTCAAAAGGACGGTGCTGATGATGTACGTATCAAGCAGGCCCAGGACGCGGTGGCGGGCTTAAAAGGCCAGCTGGATTTGACCGACGTCTACGCCGGAGCGGCCCAGCAGGCGAGTGAATCACTCGGTGAAATCGCCACCGTCATCCTTGGCGGCATTGGCGGCATCATTACCGGTCAGATGTCCCTCACGGATGGACTGGCCAGCATCTTCTCGAAGACCCTCGGCATCGTGGGCAACTTCATGAAGGACTTCGGTAAGCAACTCCTGTTGCTCGGCGCTGGTCACGTCGCGATGGGCCTGGCTACGGCCAACCCCGCAATGGTCACGGCCGGTGGCCTGGAGCTGGCAGCCGGTGGTGCCCTCTACTTGGGCGGCACCATCATGAGTGCCATTGGTTCGGCAGCCGCACCCAGCAGCAGCAAGGCCAGCACACCCCAAACGTCGGCGTCGGCGACCCCTGGATCTGGTACGTCCAGCAAGGACAAGCAGAACGTGAACATCACCGTCACTTTTGCCCCGGTAGAGTTGCGGGCCGAAGGCGCTGCTTTGCGCTCGGTCATGCGGGTAGATAACTACCGCCTCACGCAAAACCGCTAA